A region of Allocoleopsis franciscana PCC 7113 DNA encodes the following proteins:
- a CDS encoding protein kinase domain-containing protein — protein MATFAPQDSTAHNRRQCYCLNPACKHPENQGNALVCRNCGSNLLLQQRYRALKPIGQGGFGRTFLAVDESTQSQRRCVIKQFFPQQQGTDNIEKATELFRQEANRLETLGQHPQIPQLLAYFEQDDHQYLVQELIDGENLAQEIAHNGPFNETQIRQLLHSLLPVLRCVHHHQMIHRDIKPENIIRRRDNQLVLVDFGAAKYTTETMLGRTGTVIGSAAYTAPEQVKGKAIFASDLYSLGVTCIHLLTQIPPFDLSDTSEDTWVWRHYLRKPISKELGIILDKMLESGTKRRYQSADEVLKDLQAKSLPTRKTGSEKKLLVAGIAFLLLGSVGLGYLLPRAGQQASTPSSSTVTPPYPVSEPVQEEERQPSKPGGLFATVNGQKQVFPLKHTEVMGKVSGNVSRVEVTQTFQNPFKDPLEATYVFPLPDDAAVDDMEIKVGDRIIRGLIKKREEAKKIYEQAKQEGKTAGLLEQERDNIFTQSLANIKPGEKIDVTIRYTNSLKFEKGNYEFVFPMVVGPRYIPGTKSDSQGNTNPVKDASKITPPTIPTGRSGQDIGVTVEIEGGVPISNVRSPSHQISTLQDGRAVRIQLDKQNTIPNKDLIVRYQVAGNETQSTVLTQADERGGHFATYLIPAVQYQSNEIVPKDVVFLMDTSGSQAGSAIAQSKELMRRFINGLNSNDTFTIIDFASTSQQLSSKPLQNTPQNRQKALDYINGIDANGGSELMNGIEKVLSFPAAPEGRLRSVVLITDGLIGNDNEVIAEVQKNLKPGNRLYSFGVGSSVNRFLIDRIAEEGRGIAEVLPPDEPAQKVAEKFFRRINNPVLTNIEVSWEGSGKQPDIYPLKPADLFANQPLVLFGRKGDRSKGNLKIMGMAAGGKRYEKTVPIEFEGGGNPAIAQLWGRARIKELMSQMFDAETASGVKAVTDTALKYRLLSQYTAFVAVTEEVRVDAKGKRLKVQVPVETPEGMQADATAGEFAAVPEPSQIVGNLLALVLLGISLGWMRRKGLKSAQPRD, from the coding sequence ATGGCTACGTTCGCGCCTCAAGACAGCACAGCCCACAATCGGCGTCAGTGCTATTGCCTCAATCCCGCTTGTAAGCATCCAGAAAATCAGGGTAATGCCCTGGTTTGCCGAAATTGTGGCTCTAACTTGTTGCTGCAACAGCGCTATCGGGCACTAAAACCAATCGGTCAGGGTGGTTTTGGCAGAACCTTCTTAGCGGTGGATGAATCAACGCAATCCCAACGGCGTTGTGTGATTAAGCAGTTTTTTCCGCAACAGCAGGGAACTGACAATATCGAAAAAGCCACCGAATTATTTCGGCAAGAGGCAAATCGTCTAGAAACGCTAGGTCAACATCCCCAAATTCCTCAACTACTCGCTTATTTTGAGCAAGATGACCACCAGTACTTGGTGCAAGAGTTGATTGATGGAGAAAACTTAGCCCAAGAAATAGCCCACAACGGCCCGTTTAACGAAACCCAAATTCGGCAACTCCTGCACAGCTTGCTGCCTGTGCTGCGATGCGTCCACCATCACCAGATGATTCACCGGGATATCAAACCGGAGAACATCATTCGCCGCCGAGATAATCAACTGGTACTCGTGGATTTTGGCGCGGCGAAGTATACCACCGAGACGATGTTGGGCAGAACGGGGACGGTGATTGGTTCTGCTGCCTATACTGCCCCAGAACAGGTAAAAGGCAAAGCCATTTTTGCCAGTGATTTGTACAGCTTGGGTGTGACTTGCATCCATTTGCTCACTCAGATACCACCCTTTGACTTGAGTGATACCAGTGAAGATACCTGGGTTTGGCGGCATTACTTGAGGAAGCCGATTAGTAAAGAGTTAGGTATTATCCTTGACAAAATGCTGGAAAGTGGCACCAAGCGGCGCTACCAATCGGCAGATGAAGTTCTCAAAGATTTGCAGGCCAAGTCCCTTCCCACTCGCAAAACGGGGTCTGAGAAAAAATTACTCGTGGCAGGCATTGCGTTCCTGCTGTTGGGTTCTGTAGGACTGGGGTACTTGCTCCCTCGTGCGGGGCAACAAGCTTCGACTCCCAGTAGTTCCACCGTAACGCCACCCTATCCCGTCAGTGAACCGGTTCAAGAGGAGGAACGCCAACCCTCTAAACCGGGGGGATTGTTCGCTACCGTCAATGGACAGAAACAGGTTTTTCCCTTGAAACACACCGAAGTAATGGGGAAGGTGTCGGGGAATGTGTCGCGGGTGGAGGTAACGCAAACCTTTCAAAATCCGTTTAAAGACCCACTAGAAGCAACTTATGTGTTTCCACTTCCCGATGATGCGGCAGTGGATGATATGGAAATTAAAGTTGGCGATCGCATTATTCGTGGTCTAATTAAAAAACGCGAAGAAGCCAAGAAAATTTATGAGCAAGCCAAACAGGAAGGCAAAACGGCTGGTCTTTTAGAACAAGAGCGGGACAATATTTTTACCCAGTCGTTAGCGAATATCAAGCCAGGGGAAAAAATAGATGTCACGATTCGCTACACGAATAGCTTAAAGTTTGAAAAAGGGAATTACGAATTCGTCTTCCCGATGGTGGTCGGGCCACGCTATATCCCAGGAACGAAGAGTGATAGCCAAGGGAATACAAACCCGGTTAAAGATGCCTCAAAGATAACTCCGCCTACGATACCAACGGGACGTTCTGGACAAGATATTGGCGTAACGGTGGAAATTGAGGGAGGTGTGCCGATTAGTAATGTGCGATCGCCTTCCCATCAAATCAGCACCCTCCAAGATGGACGTGCTGTGAGGATTCAGTTGGATAAACAAAATACAATCCCTAATAAAGATTTGATAGTACGCTATCAAGTTGCCGGGAATGAAACGCAATCTACGGTATTAACCCAAGCTGATGAACGAGGCGGTCACTTTGCTACTTATTTAATCCCAGCCGTGCAGTATCAAAGTAATGAGATTGTACCCAAAGATGTGGTGTTTCTCATGGATACTTCTGGGTCACAAGCCGGTTCAGCGATCGCACAATCCAAGGAATTAATGCGGCGGTTTATTAATGGGCTGAATTCCAACGATACGTTTACCATTATTGACTTTGCTAGTACGAGTCAGCAGCTGTCCTCCAAACCGTTACAAAATACGCCGCAAAATCGACAAAAAGCCCTAGATTACATCAATGGCATCGATGCTAATGGTGGCAGCGAGTTAATGAATGGCATCGAAAAGGTGTTGAGTTTCCCTGCGGCACCGGAGGGACGCCTACGCAGTGTGGTTCTGATTACAGATGGTTTGATAGGCAATGATAATGAAGTGATTGCCGAGGTGCAGAAAAACCTTAAACCTGGGAATCGACTTTATAGTTTCGGCGTTGGCAGTTCAGTAAACCGCTTTCTGATCGATCGCATCGCAGAAGAGGGACGGGGTATTGCGGAAGTGTTGCCTCCTGATGAACCGGCTCAAAAGGTAGCTGAAAAGTTCTTCCGCCGCATCAATAATCCCGTCTTGACGAATATTGAGGTGAGTTGGGAAGGTTCGGGGAAACAACCCGATATTTATCCCCTCAAACCAGCGGATTTGTTTGCTAATCAGCCGTTGGTGCTATTTGGGCGCAAAGGCGATCGCTCTAAAGGTAACTTGAAGATTATGGGTATGGCAGCGGGTGGCAAACGCTATGAGAAGACTGTGCCAATTGAGTTTGAGGGTGGGGGAAATCCTGCGATCGCACAACTTTGGGGACGTGCCCGGATTAAAGAGTTGATGAGTCAAATGTTTGATGCAGAAACGGCGTCTGGTGTCAAGGCTGTTACGGATACAGCGTTAAAGTATCGGTTGCTGTCTCAATACACCGCGTTTGTTGCTGTGACTGAAGAAGTGCGGGTTGATGCCAAGGGCAAACGCCTGAAGGTGCAAGTACCTGTTGAAACACCGGAGGGTATGCAAGCTGACGCGACGGCGGGTGAATTTGCTGCTGTGCCAGAACCTAGTCAAATCGTAGGTAACCTTCTGGCATTGGTGTTGCTGGGGATATCTTTGGGCTGGATGCGACGCAAGGGATTGAAGAGTGCTCAACCTCGCGATTAA
- a CDS encoding DUF4336 domain-containing protein codes for MAAQEMQGQQSIHPRDWSWPFWPAVPLYPYGRRRTLRTEVVKDTVWTFDQLQGILYVVVPIRMSVVKLEAGGLLVYAPIAPTRECIRLVQELVDQHGDIKYIILPTVSGIEHKVFVGPFARRFPNAQVFVAPNQWSFPLNLPLSWLGLPYRRTHLLPDDSNQTPFASEFDYAILGPIELGPGRFEEVAFFHKRSRTLLVTDSVLSVPEEPPAIVQLDPYPLLFHAKDNAFDIVEDNRANRRKGWQRISLFAFYFQPSALNVVKMGQSIRDALLAQDRSRKAYFGWFPFKWKDGWKRSFDALRGGGRLFVAPILQTLILNRAPKETLDWADQVASWNFQRIIPCHFDSPIEVNPDQFRQAFSFLKKETSVGEGLTGSGTHPLPEEDFELLRELDEKLNRFRITPPPQEKV; via the coding sequence ATGGCAGCGCAGGAAATGCAGGGGCAACAGAGCATCCACCCTAGAGACTGGTCATGGCCTTTCTGGCCTGCTGTGCCACTCTACCCCTACGGCAGGCGGCGGACACTTCGCACAGAAGTGGTGAAGGACACGGTTTGGACATTCGACCAGTTACAGGGCATCCTCTATGTTGTGGTGCCGATTCGCATGAGTGTGGTGAAGCTGGAGGCTGGAGGGCTTTTGGTTTATGCACCGATCGCACCCACAAGGGAATGTATCCGGCTCGTCCAAGAGTTGGTCGATCAGCACGGCGATATTAAGTACATTATCCTACCCACGGTCTCTGGTATTGAACACAAGGTCTTCGTCGGCCCGTTCGCTAGACGCTTTCCCAATGCACAAGTCTTTGTTGCCCCCAACCAATGGAGCTTTCCGTTGAATCTCCCCTTGAGTTGGCTGGGTTTACCCTACAGACGCACTCATCTACTTCCAGATGACAGCAACCAAACCCCCTTTGCTTCTGAGTTTGACTACGCCATACTTGGCCCCATCGAACTGGGGCCGGGGCGGTTTGAGGAAGTGGCATTTTTCCACAAGCGATCGCGTACATTGCTCGTAACCGATTCCGTGCTTTCCGTGCCAGAAGAACCGCCTGCGATCGTCCAACTCGACCCGTACCCCTTGCTATTCCATGCCAAAGACAATGCCTTCGACATCGTTGAGGACAATCGGGCAAACCGCCGCAAGGGATGGCAGCGCATCTCGCTATTTGCCTTTTACTTCCAACCCAGTGCATTGAATGTGGTGAAAATGGGGCAGTCAATTCGGGATGCCCTTCTAGCGCAGGATCGGTCAAGAAAGGCATATTTCGGTTGGTTTCCCTTCAAATGGAAGGATGGCTGGAAGCGATCGTTCGATGCACTACGAGGGGGTGGGCGTCTGTTTGTGGCACCCATTCTGCAAACCCTCATTCTCAACCGAGCACCGAAAGAAACCCTGGACTGGGCGGATCAGGTAGCGAGTTGGAATTTCCAACGGATTATTCCCTGTCACTTTGACTCGCCCATTGAGGTGAACCCCGATCAGTTCCGGCAGGCGTTCAGCTTCCTGAAGAAAGAAACCTCCGTCGGTGAAGGCTTAACAGGGAGTGGAACTCACCCCTTACCAGAGGAGGACTTTGAACTCTTGAGAGAACTCGATGAGAAATTGAACCGATTCCGTATTACGCCGCCCCCCCAGGAAAAGGTGTGA
- a CDS encoding CPBP family intramembrane glutamic endopeptidase has product MSQSYLDVARQGKNSWWRYLLGILFILFLWIIVGSIVSLIVGSILLTIHLNQTGLNSEALQQPSQQQLLSFLKTPSVGAYVTVNIPFIFFGLAILLVVIGLHRRPFRTLISADSSVNFKRLLRGFLVWFLISTILIPVDYLLNSQNYVFSFNPAQWFLLLPLALVLTPIQTSAEEFFFRGYLLQGLGLLTRQRFVLIIVSSLLFAIPHFVNPEMQRGAVWLALLYFAFGVFLTVITLKDNRLELALGVHAANNLRFLFLSTKDSALPAPAIWILNDPGDPRLDLVVFLVQSAIFYYVFFGRRKNKA; this is encoded by the coding sequence ATGAGTCAAAGTTACTTAGATGTCGCACGACAAGGCAAGAATAGTTGGTGGCGTTATCTGTTAGGAATACTCTTTATTCTTTTCCTTTGGATCATTGTGGGGAGTATTGTTTCATTAATTGTTGGCAGTATTCTCTTAACTATTCATCTCAATCAAACTGGATTGAATTCTGAAGCCTTGCAGCAGCCATCTCAGCAGCAATTATTATCGTTTTTGAAAACTCCTTCAGTCGGAGCTTATGTTACTGTTAATATCCCTTTCATATTTTTCGGTTTAGCTATCTTATTAGTGGTCATCGGGTTGCACCGACGCCCATTCCGTACCCTCATCAGTGCCGATAGCTCTGTTAATTTCAAACGTTTGTTGAGAGGATTTTTGGTTTGGTTTTTGATATCGACCATTCTCATACCAGTGGACTATTTGCTAAATTCTCAAAACTATGTGTTTTCTTTTAATCCAGCCCAATGGTTTCTGCTCCTTCCCCTAGCTCTAGTACTCACCCCGATCCAAACTTCAGCCGAAGAATTCTTTTTTCGGGGATATTTGCTTCAGGGATTAGGTTTGCTTACCAGGCAACGGTTTGTACTCATTATTGTGAGTTCCCTCCTATTTGCAATTCCGCATTTTGTGAACCCCGAAATGCAACGAGGAGCCGTGTGGCTAGCCCTGCTTTATTTTGCATTTGGTGTGTTTCTGACTGTGATTACGCTAAAAGACAATAGACTAGAGTTAGCCTTAGGTGTCCACGCGGCTAATAATCTTCGTTTTTTGTTTCTCAGTACCAAAGATTCTGCCCTTCCTGCTCCTGCAATATGGATTTTGAATGATCCAGGTGATCCAAGGCTGGATTTAGTTGTATTTCTGGTACAGAGTGCAATATTTTATTATGTGTTCTTTGGTAGGAGAAAAAACAAGGCGTAA
- a CDS encoding M28 family peptidase — translation MRETPKNLLLRLPWVNRAALLRLTILAIILSILINWGWFAMIQMPGKSFQGSLPPLTPKEVALRNTLRKDLEKLAGEIGQRHYLNYKSLTAAADFLKSSLATTGYPVQQQGYTVDNQTYYNLEVEIPGTDRADEIVIVGGHYDSVFGSPGANDNGTGAVATLELARLFADKKPSRTLRFVEFVNEEPPFFWTENMGSFVYAKRCKDRKEKVVAMLSLETMGYYSDKIGSQNYPAPLSAFYPLQGNFIAFIGNAASGGLVREVIASFRRHTQFPSEGAALPGFVTGVGWSDQWSFWQQGYPGLMITDTAPFRYPYYHTLDDTPDKVDYDRLARVVAGLERAIADLSGLSQPQQ, via the coding sequence ATGCGTGAGACACCTAAAAATCTACTGTTGCGCCTGCCATGGGTGAATCGAGCTGCACTGCTTCGGTTAACGATTCTCGCTATTATTTTGAGTATTCTCATTAACTGGGGATGGTTTGCCATGATTCAGATGCCAGGAAAAAGCTTTCAGGGGTCGTTGCCGCCGTTGACTCCAAAGGAAGTCGCGCTACGTAACACCCTGAGAAAAGATTTGGAAAAGCTGGCTGGTGAAATTGGACAACGCCATTACCTAAACTACAAAAGTTTGACGGCGGCGGCAGATTTCCTTAAATCCTCCTTGGCTACGACGGGATATCCAGTACAACAGCAGGGATATACGGTTGACAACCAAACTTACTACAATCTTGAAGTCGAAATTCCGGGTACTGACCGAGCCGATGAAATTGTGATTGTGGGTGGTCACTATGACTCGGTGTTTGGTAGTCCTGGAGCAAACGATAATGGCACGGGTGCTGTCGCGACATTGGAGTTGGCGCGTTTGTTTGCGGATAAAAAACCTTCCCGTACTTTACGGTTTGTCGAGTTTGTCAATGAAGAACCTCCCTTTTTCTGGACAGAAAATATGGGTAGTTTCGTTTATGCTAAACGCTGCAAAGATCGCAAAGAAAAAGTGGTTGCCATGCTCAGTCTGGAAACAATGGGTTACTACTCTGACAAGATTGGTAGTCAGAATTACCCTGCTCCCCTCTCGGCGTTTTATCCGCTTCAGGGAAACTTTATCGCTTTTATTGGCAATGCAGCTTCTGGAGGATTGGTGAGAGAGGTGATTGCTTCTTTCCGCCGTCATACCCAATTTCCCTCAGAGGGTGCTGCGCTTCCTGGCTTTGTTACAGGTGTGGGGTGGTCAGACCAGTGGTCGTTTTGGCAGCAGGGCTATCCAGGGTTGATGATTACGGATACAGCTCCGTTTCGTTATCCCTATTATCACACGTTAGATGATACCCCTGATAAAGTAGACTACGATCGCTTGGCACGGGTGGTTGCAGGATTGGAACGTGCGATCGCAGATTTATCAGGATTGAGTCAACCCCAGCAGTAA
- a CDS encoding glycosyltransferase family 39 protein, with protein sequence MANKPNHLIESRLRYIPWFRYFIVVLLLLGIFFRFYNLDRKNYWNDEVYTSLRISGYTKAELLKQVTNRAIASPEWQKYQRFTPEKNWGNVLDSLIEDVHPPLYIPLVRLWAMTFGSSVWVIRSLSAVFSILAFPCLYWLCLELFESPQVGWVAIALMAVSPFHVLYAQEARQYSLWTVTILLSNASLLWAIRHKNKLGWVMYGATVALGFYTHYFALFVQIAHGIYIAAIEGIRRGKTFIAYLFACFGGILIGLPWLLVAEKFGGAEYTARKVPFFTIPQRWALNISSLFFDAQIDYRQQLFDVCFNDGFQLRCNDVQLQWTSLSTYLVLLIVILVGYSLYFLYRQSPMRVWVFVFSLIGAEVLFLLLPDLVFRGQRSTIGRYLIPCYIGIQIAVAYFFTVKITNKFIQKWQQKLWKSILIVLISLGILSCAISSQAQTWWIKYSSYYEPQVGEIINRAVTPIVVVEDPIRLMGLSYLVAPQVKFQRIDTNSPEILSGFSDTFLYRPSQQLRQELEQKQHYKLQPVYEQGYLWRIENSPS encoded by the coding sequence ATGGCAAATAAGCCGAATCATCTGATTGAAAGTCGCCTACGATACATACCCTGGTTTCGCTATTTCATTGTGGTTTTATTGCTGCTGGGAATATTTTTTCGATTTTACAATTTAGACCGAAAAAACTACTGGAATGATGAGGTTTACACCTCGTTGCGGATTTCAGGCTACACCAAAGCGGAGTTGCTCAAGCAAGTTACAAATCGTGCGATCGCCAGTCCTGAGTGGCAGAAGTATCAGCGATTCACGCCGGAAAAAAACTGGGGTAATGTACTCGATTCCCTGATTGAAGACGTTCACCCGCCGCTTTATATCCCCCTTGTCCGTCTTTGGGCGATGACCTTTGGTAGTTCCGTCTGGGTCATCCGCAGCTTATCTGCCGTCTTTAGTATTTTGGCATTTCCTTGCCTCTATTGGCTGTGTTTAGAACTGTTTGAATCGCCACAAGTGGGATGGGTGGCGATCGCTCTCATGGCTGTCTCCCCGTTTCACGTTCTGTATGCACAGGAAGCACGCCAATATAGTCTATGGACTGTCACTATTTTACTTTCTAATGCCTCACTGTTGTGGGCGATACGACACAAGAACAAGTTAGGTTGGGTAATGTATGGAGCAACAGTAGCGCTAGGATTCTACACCCATTATTTTGCTCTATTCGTGCAGATTGCCCACGGCATCTATATTGCCGCAATCGAAGGTATTCGTCGCGGAAAAACCTTCATTGCTTACTTATTCGCCTGTTTTGGCGGTATACTGATCGGCCTGCCGTGGTTGCTTGTTGCCGAGAAGTTTGGAGGGGCAGAGTACACCGCTAGAAAAGTGCCTTTTTTTACGATTCCCCAACGATGGGCACTCAATATTAGCTCCCTGTTTTTTGATGCCCAAATTGATTACCGTCAGCAATTGTTTGATGTTTGTTTTAATGATGGGTTTCAGCTTCGTTGCAATGACGTTCAACTTCAGTGGACAAGTTTATCCACCTATCTTGTTTTGCTGATTGTCATTTTAGTGGGATATTCTCTTTACTTTTTGTACCGCCAATCTCCCATGCGAGTTTGGGTCTTTGTCTTTTCTTTAATTGGCGCAGAAGTCTTATTTTTATTACTTCCCGATTTAGTCTTTCGGGGGCAGCGTTCAACGATTGGTCGATACTTAATTCCCTGCTATATAGGGATTCAGATTGCTGTGGCTTACTTCTTTACGGTTAAAATTACTAACAAATTTATTCAAAAATGGCAACAAAAATTATGGAAGTCTATTTTAATTGTCTTAATTTCACTGGGAATTTTATCCTGTGCTATAAGTTCTCAAGCCCAGACATGGTGGATTAAATATAGTAGCTATTATGAACCCCAAGTCGGTGAAATTATCAATCGAGCGGTTACTCCAATTGTTGTTGTTGAAGACCCCATTCGTTTAATGGGTTTAAGCTATTTAGTTGCACCTCAAGTCAAGTTCCAACGAATCGATACCAATAGTCCTGAAATTCTTAGCGGTTTTAGCGATACGTTCTTGTATCGACCGTCTCAACAATTACGACAAGAACTTGAGCAGAAGCAGCACTACAAACTACAACCCGTTTATGAGCAGGGATATCTCTGGCGCATAGAAAATAGCCCATCGTGA
- a CDS encoding EamA family transporter — protein sequence MTLKEFGLFLLAIFTSAAGQLCLKFGAMRLGKVNATNWLSHLLAVFTTPELLVGLCFYGIGALVYILLLTRVNLSVAGPSAALIYVFSVMMGYFFFQEAIPLSRSVGLGLIICGVLLVIWQK from the coding sequence GTGACCTTAAAAGAATTCGGGCTTTTTTTATTGGCCATTTTTACAAGCGCCGCCGGACAATTGTGCCTGAAATTTGGGGCGATGCGACTAGGGAAAGTCAACGCGACCAATTGGCTGAGTCATCTTTTGGCTGTGTTCACGACGCCAGAACTACTAGTGGGTTTATGTTTCTACGGGATTGGAGCTTTGGTTTATATTTTACTGCTCACGCGGGTCAATCTCAGCGTCGCGGGGCCTTCTGCGGCTTTGATTTACGTCTTTTCAGTCATGATGGGTTACTTTTTCTTTCAAGAAGCGATTCCCTTGAGTCGCTCTGTAGGCTTAGGTTTAATTATCTGTGGCGTCCTGTTGGTGATTTGGCAGAAATGA
- a CDS encoding DUF533 domain-containing protein, with translation MTSFTHSPYTQEQITAWLRGLFTVAWADGHFDPEEQEILGQIAQEELDPATDWQSLDEPIKSSELVAALGKNTATAENFLRTAVMVALADGVYSATEASVLQGFCQALELKADILDALEITLFDNRQVSPSADLAHDKAQQPGMSPHPHSDVLQPVRNWLEGMEMHDPRVARFICKMIPPQCPFERDVKLFGRKIVHIPPMCKLNPLYEQLVSLRFRALSYLADDVGEDISPYC, from the coding sequence ATGACAAGTTTTACTCACTCTCCTTACACACAAGAGCAAATCACCGCTTGGTTACGAGGTTTATTCACCGTTGCTTGGGCCGATGGTCATTTTGACCCCGAAGAGCAAGAGATATTGGGGCAAATCGCTCAAGAGGAACTCGATCCGGCGACAGATTGGCAGTCGCTGGATGAGCCAATTAAATCATCTGAACTCGTAGCCGCTTTGGGTAAAAATACGGCAACGGCAGAGAATTTTTTAAGAACGGCTGTGATGGTGGCATTGGCGGATGGCGTATATTCCGCGACAGAAGCAAGCGTACTTCAAGGGTTTTGTCAAGCGCTGGAGTTGAAGGCAGACATACTCGATGCCTTAGAGATTACACTGTTCGACAACCGTCAGGTAAGTCCGTCGGCTGACTTGGCCCATGACAAGGCTCAACAGCCGGGAATGTCACCTCATCCCCATTCCGACGTGCTGCAACCGGTACGGAACTGGTTAGAGGGCATGGAAATGCACGACCCACGAGTGGCACGATTTATCTGCAAGATGATTCCGCCGCAGTGTCCGTTTGAACGGGATGTGAAGTTATTTGGTCGCAAAATTGTCCACATTCCGCCGATGTGCAAGCTCAATCCGCTCTATGAGCAATTAGTCAGTTTGCGCTTCCGGGCGTTATCGTATCTCGCGGATGACGTTGGTGAAGATATTTCGCCGTATTGTTAA
- the obgE gene encoding GTPase ObgE: MQFIDQAEVEVEAGKGGDGIVAFRREKYVPAGGPSGGNGGRGGDVILRAVENLQTLLDFRYAHRFEAENGGRGGPNNRTGADGKDRTIQVPCGTMVYDADTDEVLVDLVEPGQTFCVAKGGKGGLGNQHFLSNRNRAPEYALPGLAGEHRRLRMELKLLAEVGIIGLPNAGKSTLIASLSAARPKIADYPFTTLVPNLGVVRKPNGDGTVFADIPGLIEGAHLGTGLGHDFLRHIERTRLLLHLIDATADDPIGNYHTIQQELHAYGRGLAERPQILALNKVDAIDSETAEALAIQLNQLTQVPVFQISAVAQIGLDALLSKIWQSLEQLTATELPSLA; the protein is encoded by the coding sequence ATGCAATTTATCGATCAAGCCGAAGTTGAAGTAGAAGCCGGGAAGGGCGGCGATGGAATCGTTGCGTTTCGGCGGGAGAAGTATGTGCCTGCGGGAGGGCCGTCTGGTGGCAATGGGGGACGCGGCGGCGATGTCATCTTAAGGGCGGTGGAAAACCTGCAAACGCTGCTGGATTTCCGGTATGCTCATCGATTTGAAGCCGAAAATGGCGGACGGGGAGGCCCCAATAATCGCACAGGGGCAGATGGCAAGGATCGCACGATTCAAGTTCCCTGCGGCACGATGGTTTATGATGCCGATACCGATGAAGTCCTGGTAGATTTGGTGGAACCGGGACAAACGTTTTGTGTGGCGAAAGGTGGTAAAGGAGGCTTGGGGAACCAGCACTTCCTGAGCAATCGCAACCGAGCACCAGAGTATGCTTTACCTGGACTTGCGGGAGAACATCGCCGCTTGCGGATGGAGTTGAAGCTGTTGGCAGAGGTGGGTATTATTGGCCTACCCAATGCGGGAAAGTCTACTTTGATTGCGTCACTTTCCGCCGCACGACCGAAAATTGCGGATTACCCGTTTACCACGCTGGTGCCGAATTTGGGTGTTGTGCGTAAACCCAATGGGGATGGCACTGTTTTTGCGGATATTCCTGGGTTAATTGAGGGGGCACATCTGGGGACGGGATTAGGGCACGATTTCTTGCGCCATATTGAGCGTACTCGTTTGTTGTTGCATTTAATTGATGCGACGGCGGATGACCCGATTGGCAATTATCACACGATTCAACAGGAGTTACATGCTTATGGTAGAGGGTTGGCAGAACGTCCTCAAATTCTAGCTCTCAATAAGGTAGATGCGATTGATTCGGAGACGGCTGAAGCTTTGGCGATTCAGTTGAATCAATTGACACAGGTGCCTGTTTTTCAGATTTCAGCGGTGGCTCAAATAGGTTTAGATGCTCTGTTGTCAAAAATCTGGCAGTCTCTAGAGCAGTTGACGGCGACGGAGTTACCGAGTTTGGCTTGA